A portion of the Actomonas aquatica genome contains these proteins:
- a CDS encoding cytochrome C assembly family protein, which translates to MNLDDRTWLWIAAACYFAGFLLGTLALLRDRKQSRAIMYVIVSAGFTLQTFGLYVRGMEVKGCPLGNTFELFQFTAWSATALYLVVGATFRLSLLGYFTSMMAAALTALSLAIPSWDATRRTNIFGDNPWIEFHAALALFSYGVFALLALTSVMYLLRNYSLKHKQLSGFFAFLPSIRDLDAIGHRLLSFGTALLGGSLALGAVHWLPNTDTVNLGKLFTTVGVWLAYGIIWGLRRADRLYGKTLAWWCIGLFAAALLSLAPVNSSRNSDSATASEPSAVATTPAP; encoded by the coding sequence ATGAACTTAGACGATCGCACCTGGCTCTGGATCGCCGCCGCCTGCTACTTCGCCGGGTTTCTGCTCGGGACCCTGGCGTTGCTGCGCGACCGCAAACAGTCGCGCGCGATCATGTATGTGATCGTTTCGGCCGGCTTCACCCTCCAGACCTTCGGCCTCTACGTGCGCGGCATGGAGGTCAAGGGCTGCCCCCTCGGCAATACCTTCGAACTCTTCCAGTTCACCGCCTGGTCGGCCACCGCCCTCTATCTCGTCGTCGGCGCGACCTTCCGACTGAGCCTGCTGGGTTACTTCACTTCGATGATGGCCGCGGCGCTCACCGCCCTGTCACTGGCCATCCCATCGTGGGACGCCACCCGGCGCACCAACATCTTCGGCGACAATCCCTGGATCGAGTTCCACGCCGCGCTCGCCCTCTTCAGTTACGGCGTCTTTGCCCTGCTCGCGCTCACTTCGGTGATGTATCTGCTGCGCAATTACAGCCTGAAGCACAAACAACTCAGCGGCTTCTTCGCCTTCCTGCCGTCGATCCGCGACCTCGACGCCATCGGTCACCGGCTGCTCTCCTTTGGCACGGCATTGCTCGGCGGCTCGCTCGCCCTCGGCGCGGTGCACTGGTTGCCCAACACCGACACGGTGAACCTCGGCAAACTCTTCACCACCGTCGGCGTCTGGCTCGCCTACGGCATCATCTGGGGCCTGCGTCGCGCCGACCGTCTCTACGGCAAAACCCTCGCCTGGTGGTGCATCGGCCTCTTCGCCGCCGCCCTGCTCTCGCTCGCGCCCGTCAATTCCAGTCGCAACAGCGACTCCGCCACCGCGTCTGAGCCGAGCGCGGTCGCCACCACCCCCGCCCCGTGA
- a CDS encoding gamma-glutamylcyclotransferase family protein, producing the protein MSKKTSSILLFAYDAHMDERTMTAVDEACEQMGLARADGQRLTFTAGGHPNLKPEDGSVAWGVLWVVPATAMVKLDAWAKERGLSRNVMMIICPAGPRIPATTYFAPTAPEGAPLVPELEAVIHGARLAKLDARYVAELEAFRKVSR; encoded by the coding sequence ATGAGCAAAAAAACCTCCAGCATCCTACTTTTTGCCTACGACGCCCACATGGACGAACGCACCATGACGGCGGTGGACGAGGCATGTGAACAAATGGGACTCGCCCGCGCCGATGGCCAGCGACTCACGTTTACCGCGGGAGGTCACCCCAACCTCAAACCCGAGGACGGCAGCGTCGCCTGGGGCGTGCTTTGGGTGGTGCCAGCGACTGCCATGGTGAAACTCGATGCCTGGGCGAAGGAGCGGGGTCTGAGCCGCAATGTCATGATGATCATTTGCCCGGCCGGTCCGCGGATTCCCGCGACGACCTACTTTGCGCCGACTGCGCCCGAGGGCGCTCCGCTGGTCCCAGAGCTGGAAGCCGTCATCCACGGCGCCCGCCTCGCCAAGCTCGACGCCCGCTACGTCGCCGAGCTCGAAGCTTTTCGTAAAGTTTCTCGTTGA
- the hemA gene encoding glutamyl-tRNA reductase — protein sequence MSAPGATLFVVGANHHTTPLEWREKLALGPEKLPAFAAELRAQPDLPEFAVLNTCNRIEFYGVAESPAAIEALAARFCAAQGIAPSEFATIRALATGPDAIRHLVKVSSGLDSQLLGENEIFGQVKDAYAAAQSAQTTGPVLNRMFQKAFQAAKYVRTHTAINEGQVSTANVAVELARTIFGELDDARVLAIGAGEIGEQTTKAFQSRGARHVTVASRTLERAMELATRLGAAALPYEQIEANLADFDIVCCATAAPGAILTAATIQAAMRRRRAEPLFLIDLALPRDVDPTAADLEGVYLYNLDDLAKIAEENRLARVAEVERAESIIAEKTAHLWQALRPQVPGGSPPVPTDS from the coding sequence GTGAGCGCGCCCGGTGCAACCTTGTTCGTCGTGGGGGCCAATCACCACACGACGCCGCTGGAGTGGCGGGAAAAACTGGCCCTCGGCCCGGAGAAGCTGCCTGCCTTCGCCGCCGAACTGCGCGCCCAGCCCGACCTGCCGGAGTTCGCTGTGCTCAATACCTGCAACCGCATCGAGTTCTACGGCGTGGCCGAATCCCCTGCCGCCATCGAAGCGCTCGCCGCCCGCTTCTGCGCCGCCCAAGGTATCGCGCCGTCCGAGTTCGCCACTATTCGCGCGCTTGCCACCGGCCCCGACGCCATCCGTCACCTCGTCAAAGTCTCCTCCGGACTCGATTCCCAACTGCTGGGCGAAAACGAGATCTTCGGGCAGGTGAAGGACGCCTACGCCGCCGCCCAAAGTGCGCAGACCACTGGCCCGGTGCTCAACCGCATGTTCCAAAAAGCCTTCCAGGCGGCCAAATACGTGCGCACCCACACCGCCATCAACGAGGGCCAGGTGAGCACCGCCAATGTCGCCGTCGAACTCGCCCGCACCATCTTTGGTGAACTCGACGACGCCCGCGTGCTCGCCATCGGCGCCGGCGAAATCGGCGAGCAGACCACCAAGGCTTTCCAAAGCCGCGGCGCCCGCCACGTCACTGTCGCCAGCCGCACCCTGGAGCGCGCCATGGAGCTGGCCACCCGCCTCGGCGCCGCCGCCCTGCCCTACGAACAGATCGAGGCCAACCTCGCCGACTTTGACATCGTTTGCTGCGCCACCGCCGCACCCGGCGCCATTCTTACCGCCGCGACCATCCAGGCCGCCATGCGTCGCCGCCGCGCAGAGCCTCTTTTCCTCATCGATCTCGCCCTGCCGCGCGACGTCGATCCGACCGCCGCCGACCTCGAAGGCGTCTACCTCTACAACCTCGACGACCTCGCCAAGATCGCCGAAGAGAACCGCCTCGCCCGCGTAGCCGAGGTCGAACGCGCCGAGTCCATCATCGCCGAAAAAACCGCTCACCTTTGGCAGGCCCTGCGCCCGCAGGTGCCGGGGGGGAGCCCGCCCGTCCCGACCGATTCCTAG
- a CDS encoding periplasmic heavy metal sensor, whose protein sequence is MKTRNAWVAWLVLIGVFLAGGVTGGFVSLRVADALVERGRAGGEFIPRHLERLDEELNLTPEQEDAIRPILEETWATLREYRRSSVDAMRAMEPRIIEQLDAAQKEAYVAMQEKHRQRWQRLVERRQNGKGGPGSGGPRPDGPPPEGPPPAPPADVPPGN, encoded by the coding sequence ATGAAGACACGCAACGCATGGGTCGCTTGGCTGGTCCTGATCGGCGTGTTTCTCGCCGGCGGGGTGACCGGTGGTTTTGTCTCCCTGCGGGTCGCGGATGCGCTGGTCGAGCGCGGCCGGGCCGGGGGGGAGTTCATTCCGCGTCATCTGGAGCGTTTGGATGAGGAGCTTAACCTGACGCCGGAGCAGGAGGACGCGATTCGCCCCATCTTGGAGGAGACTTGGGCTACGTTACGCGAATACCGTCGCAGCAGTGTCGATGCGATGCGGGCGATGGAGCCGCGGATCATCGAGCAATTGGACGCGGCGCAGAAAGAGGCTTACGTCGCGATGCAGGAGAAACATCGCCAACGCTGGCAACGGCTCGTCGAGCGCCGCCAGAACGGCAAAGGCGGCCCGGGGAGCGGCGGACCCCGTCCGGACGGACCGCCACCGGAAGGTCCGCCGCCGGCTCCGCCTGCGGATGTGCCTCCGGGCAATTGA
- a CDS encoding flavoprotein: MASPLQGKNIIVGVSGSIAAYKAADLVSQLRKLDAEVFPVLTRGGAEFITPLTLQTLARQPVAADLWSEGNGWQPGHVELADKADLLVVAPATADVIAQFAHGLAPDYLSSLHLVARCPVLIAPAMNGKMWTHPATVANVATLRGRGVHFIGPEEGMLACGYEGVGRLWPVEGIVQEILTLLASET, from the coding sequence ATGGCGTCGCCATTGCAGGGTAAAAACATCATCGTCGGAGTCTCCGGTTCCATCGCGGCCTACAAGGCGGCGGACTTGGTGAGCCAGCTGCGCAAGCTGGACGCTGAGGTGTTTCCGGTGCTCACGCGCGGCGGGGCGGAGTTCATCACGCCCCTGACTCTGCAGACCCTGGCGCGGCAACCGGTGGCGGCGGATTTGTGGTCGGAGGGTAACGGCTGGCAACCGGGACACGTAGAGCTGGCGGACAAGGCCGACCTGTTGGTGGTCGCGCCGGCGACGGCCGATGTGATTGCGCAGTTCGCCCACGGGCTCGCGCCGGATTACCTGAGCTCGCTGCATCTGGTGGCGCGCTGCCCGGTGCTGATCGCCCCGGCCATGAACGGCAAGATGTGGACCCATCCCGCGACGGTGGCCAACGTGGCGACCTTGCGTGGCCGCGGGGTGCACTTCATCGGGCCGGAGGAGGGCATGTTGGCCTGCGGTTATGAGGGCGTGGGGCGGCTATGGCCGGTGGAGGGAATCGTGCAGGAAATTTTGACGCTGCTCGCCAGCGAAACGTGA
- a CDS encoding response regulator, with product MGFTRGGLVLGVLAVWLSAQLSGRQRRAEDEAQRAQADLALATEQTRRLTIVAKNIHNAVVITNSQGELEWCNEGFTRLTGWRIEEVMGRRPGTFLQGPESEARAIQIMHEAQRQRQPFTIEMINYHRDGHAYWVFIEAQPLFDREDQFTGYMAIESDITERKRTALQLAQQEAQLRFVFESSPVGMSWVRHDNLNAQIVNPAYQRITGLRAERARRPGALLEVMLPEERAEVEVLDERLTAGEINHYELERRLLQPDGKVVWVEYSRRRYVEAQSAAWQEVVTLVDITALKSRTADLEAAKELAEEANRAKSQFLAMMSHEIRTPMNGVIGMASVLMESDLTPRQEEFVRTIANSGSDLVSIINDILDFSKIESGHLEVERTAFDLVTCVEESIELLALRAAEKKLELLLDLAPDVPKRLVGDALRLRQVLVNLLGNAVKFTERGEVMLKVTRRALPSGRNEVRFEVSDTGIGIEPRKIPRLFDAFTQDDASTTRRYGGTGLGLPICKRLVELMGGSMWWESAPGEGTLFGFSLRMQAGAGRAPEPLPSSLRGRSLLVVDDNASSRRLLGELAERAGMRVTLCAERDDALEAMSTGQRFDLAMVDHDLAGSEGTKVLEQLHRIWRDQAPAVAVLAPKTFRLQPAHRRLAQLVIKKPLCQGATLRAWAELLARPTTKVEPAKPVSSAVKAPASDSAAAKAPGQIHVLVAEDNLVNQELVSLMLSSLGYACSCVNDGAEVVSRLQAKHHDVVLMDVQMPGLDGFEATQRVREELPAERQPWVIAVTANAMAGDRERCLSAGMNDYVSKPLKLGDLAAVMERARTGTARERV from the coding sequence TTGGGTTTCACTCGCGGGGGGCTGGTGCTCGGCGTCCTGGCCGTCTGGCTGAGCGCGCAGTTGAGCGGCAGGCAGCGGCGGGCGGAGGATGAAGCCCAGCGGGCGCAGGCGGATCTGGCGCTGGCGACCGAGCAAACCCGCCGCCTGACCATCGTAGCGAAGAACATCCACAACGCAGTCGTGATCACCAACTCGCAGGGGGAACTGGAATGGTGCAACGAAGGCTTCACGCGTCTCACCGGCTGGCGGATTGAAGAGGTGATGGGGCGACGACCGGGCACCTTTTTGCAGGGGCCGGAAAGCGAAGCCCGCGCGATTCAGATCATGCACGAGGCGCAACGCCAACGACAGCCGTTCACGATCGAGATGATCAACTACCACCGGGACGGCCACGCTTACTGGGTGTTCATCGAAGCGCAGCCGCTCTTTGACCGGGAGGATCAGTTCACCGGCTACATGGCGATCGAGAGCGACATCACCGAACGCAAACGCACGGCCCTGCAACTGGCCCAGCAGGAGGCGCAGTTGCGGTTTGTCTTTGAGTCCTCGCCGGTGGGCATGTCGTGGGTGCGTCACGACAACCTGAATGCCCAGATCGTCAATCCGGCCTACCAGCGGATCACGGGGCTGCGGGCCGAGCGGGCGCGCCGCCCGGGCGCTCTGCTGGAGGTGATGCTGCCGGAGGAGCGGGCGGAGGTGGAGGTCCTCGACGAGCGGCTCACCGCGGGCGAGATCAACCACTACGAATTGGAGCGGCGCCTGCTGCAGCCGGACGGCAAGGTCGTGTGGGTGGAGTATTCACGGCGTCGATACGTCGAGGCGCAGTCGGCGGCGTGGCAGGAGGTGGTCACGCTGGTGGATATCACGGCGCTGAAGTCGCGCACCGCCGATCTGGAGGCGGCCAAGGAACTGGCCGAGGAAGCCAACCGCGCCAAGAGCCAGTTCCTCGCCATGATGAGTCACGAGATCCGCACGCCCATGAACGGTGTGATCGGCATGGCTTCGGTGTTGATGGAGAGCGACCTGACGCCGCGGCAGGAGGAGTTTGTGCGCACCATCGCCAACAGCGGCAGCGACCTCGTTTCGATCATCAACGACATCCTGGACTTCTCCAAAATCGAGTCGGGGCATCTGGAGGTGGAGCGCACTGCCTTTGATCTGGTGACCTGCGTGGAGGAATCGATCGAGTTACTGGCCTTGCGGGCGGCGGAGAAGAAATTGGAACTGCTGCTCGATCTGGCCCCCGATGTGCCGAAGCGACTGGTCGGGGACGCGCTGCGCCTGCGGCAGGTCTTGGTCAACCTGCTCGGCAATGCGGTGAAGTTTACCGAACGAGGCGAGGTGATGCTCAAGGTCACGCGGAGGGCCCTGCCGAGCGGGCGCAATGAGGTGCGTTTTGAAGTCAGCGACACCGGCATCGGCATCGAGCCGCGCAAGATTCCGCGCCTCTTTGACGCCTTTACGCAGGACGATGCTTCGACCACTCGGCGCTACGGCGGCACCGGGCTGGGTTTGCCGATCTGCAAACGCTTGGTGGAGTTGATGGGCGGCTCGATGTGGTGGGAGAGTGCGCCGGGCGAGGGCACGCTGTTTGGGTTTTCCCTGCGGATGCAGGCGGGGGCCGGGCGTGCGCCGGAACCGCTGCCGTCGAGCTTGCGGGGGCGCTCCCTACTGGTGGTGGATGACAACGCCTCCAGCCGACGCCTGCTGGGCGAGTTGGCGGAGCGTGCGGGCATGCGGGTCACCTTGTGCGCGGAGCGGGATGACGCCTTGGAGGCGATGTCGACCGGCCAGCGCTTCGATCTCGCGATGGTGGACCATGATTTGGCGGGGAGCGAGGGGACGAAAGTGCTCGAGCAACTACATCGCATCTGGCGCGACCAGGCTCCCGCGGTCGCCGTGCTGGCCCCCAAGACCTTTCGTCTGCAACCGGCGCATCGTCGACTGGCCCAGTTGGTCATCAAGAAGCCCCTGTGTCAGGGAGCGACGTTGCGTGCGTGGGCGGAGTTGCTGGCACGACCAACAACCAAGGTCGAGCCGGCCAAACCCGTGTCGAGCGCAGTCAAGGCCCCGGCGAGCGACTCGGCGGCGGCCAAAGCGCCCGGGCAGATTCACGTGCTCGTGGCCGAGGATAACTTGGTCAACCAAGAGCTGGTCTCGCTGATGCTCTCTTCCCTGGGCTACGCTTGCTCGTGTGTGAACGATGGCGCGGAGGTTGTCAGTCGGCTGCAGGCCAAGCACCATGACGTGGTGTTGATGGATGTGCAGATGCCGGGGCTGGATGGCTTTGAGGCGACTCAGCGTGTGCGAGAGGAATTGCCGGCGGAGCGCCAGCCTTGGGTCATCGCGGTGACCGCCAATGCGATGGCGGGCGATCGGGAACGTTGCCTCTCGGCCGGGATGAACGACTATGTGAGCAAGCCGCTCAAGTTGGGCGATCTGGCTGCCGTGATGGAGCGGGCGCGAACCGGCACGGCGCGTGAGCGCGTCTAG
- a CDS encoding RNA polymerase sigma factor encodes MPVEPEPFDYKACLEQVRAGSQSAARELVEELYPQVIKIVRRRLPRWVGEEDLAQEVFLKMFTRLDQYRGDMPFPHWVSRIAVTTGIDHLRKQQRRPELRWADLSEGEAQVLDAVTADTSAEDAGEALAARELLAKLMSQLKPDDQLVLQLLDLEQKTLVEVSEETGWNTTLIKVRAFRARRKLQTLLKKLEAEERT; translated from the coding sequence ATGCCTGTGGAACCCGAGCCCTTTGACTACAAAGCGTGTCTCGAGCAGGTGCGCGCCGGTTCGCAGTCCGCGGCCCGGGAGCTGGTGGAGGAGCTGTATCCGCAAGTCATCAAAATCGTGCGTCGTCGCCTGCCCCGCTGGGTGGGGGAGGAAGACCTCGCGCAGGAAGTGTTTTTAAAAATGTTCACCCGACTCGACCAATACCGTGGCGACATGCCGTTCCCGCACTGGGTATCGCGCATCGCCGTCACGACCGGCATCGACCACCTGCGCAAACAGCAGCGGCGGCCGGAGCTGCGTTGGGCCGACCTCTCGGAGGGCGAGGCGCAGGTGTTGGACGCGGTCACGGCCGATACGTCGGCGGAGGACGCGGGCGAGGCCCTCGCGGCTCGGGAGTTGTTGGCCAAGCTGATGAGCCAGCTCAAACCCGACGACCAGCTCGTCCTGCAGCTGCTCGATCTCGAGCAGAAGACGCTGGTGGAAGTGAGCGAGGAGACCGGCTGGAACACGACCTTGATCAAAGTGCGGGCCTTTCGGGCCCGTCGAAAGTTGCAAACCCTACTGAAGAAACTCGAAGCTGAGGAACGAACATGA
- a CDS encoding CHASE domain-containing protein, whose protein sequence is MKQLEIFRGGERGRGLLRYGPLPPAVGALALGAVSILFALLLHGAQRADEARFEALTDQVSAGFNTRLASTAQALRAASVAAASQETMSRQTWVNFLDRVALGTDDGLVGLGYVARVNRADVAAHEAWVRARGEPDYKAALNGSHPQLYLVSFIEPREINGGALGIDIADGTSRREAAEIAMRENRVSMSRRIKVLVGEGTTPGFLLFYPVYHRDAAVATMVQREEALQGWVYAAVRVDTLVNPLQERVKEEINFSILEGETLAGGRLLWRGNGEGEAGPPPRFSRITRVSVFGQPWVLVTESKPVLRDLTAQSLAWVSLAGGWCSASWPSG, encoded by the coding sequence ATGAAGCAGTTGGAGATTTTCCGCGGAGGCGAGCGGGGCCGGGGGCTCCTGCGTTACGGACCCTTGCCCCCGGCGGTGGGGGCGTTGGCACTGGGCGCGGTCTCGATCCTGTTTGCGCTGTTGCTGCACGGAGCTCAACGGGCCGACGAGGCGCGGTTTGAGGCGCTGACCGATCAGGTGTCGGCCGGTTTTAACACCCGTTTGGCCTCGACGGCCCAGGCGTTGCGCGCGGCCAGTGTTGCGGCCGCGTCGCAGGAAACGATGAGTCGGCAGACATGGGTGAACTTTCTGGACCGGGTGGCGCTGGGGACCGACGACGGTCTGGTCGGCCTGGGTTACGTGGCGCGGGTCAATCGGGCCGACGTGGCGGCACATGAGGCTTGGGTGCGGGCGCGCGGCGAACCGGATTACAAGGCCGCGCTCAACGGCAGTCACCCCCAACTCTATTTGGTGAGTTTCATCGAACCCCGGGAGATCAACGGCGGGGCTCTTGGTATCGACATCGCCGACGGCACGAGTCGGCGGGAGGCCGCGGAAATCGCCATGCGCGAGAACCGCGTGTCGATGTCGCGCCGGATCAAGGTGCTGGTGGGCGAGGGCACCACGCCGGGGTTTTTGTTGTTTTATCCGGTTTATCACCGGGACGCGGCGGTCGCCACCATGGTGCAGCGGGAGGAAGCGTTGCAGGGTTGGGTTTATGCGGCGGTGCGCGTCGATACGCTGGTCAACCCCTTGCAGGAGCGGGTGAAGGAGGAGATCAATTTCAGTATCCTGGAGGGCGAGACGCTGGCCGGTGGTCGTCTACTGTGGCGCGGCAATGGGGAGGGGGAGGCGGGACCGCCGCCTCGGTTCAGCCGCATCACGCGCGTGAGTGTGTTTGGCCAACCGTGGGTTTTGGTTACCGAATCGAAGCCCGTTCTGCGTGATCTGACCGCGCAATCGCTGGCTTGGGTTTCACTCGCGGGGGGCTGGTGCTCGGCGTCCTGGCCGTCTGGCTGA
- the dnaX gene encoding DNA polymerase III subunit gamma/tau: MAAKGYQVIARKWRPQTFADVVGQDHVVRTLRNAIARDRIAHAYLFVGPRGTGKTSTARIFAKALNCTDGPNADFDPADPSCVSIAEGTHLDVIEIDGASNNGVDQVRDLRDTVQYAPAQGKFKVYIIDEVHMLSAAAFNALLKTLEEPPEHVKFVFATTDPQKVLATIVSRCQRFDLKPIPAPLIVERLRKIGDDEGVKVTAEALECIARMADGGMRDAQSIFDQMISFCGNDITEPDVLDVYGLISAEKLTELAGAIAAGDHRKLIAIVDECDESGRDLVRLLSDLQVIVRTALLDAIAQGGKTKQLGPDLTTEQVTRLLDALREGEGGVKLGLAEKINLEVTLLKAVEASRARAIDSLIKELSALAEIAPDGAEVAAAAGDEKKKP, translated from the coding sequence TTGGCAGCAAAAGGATACCAGGTCATTGCCCGCAAGTGGCGCCCGCAGACGTTCGCAGACGTCGTGGGGCAGGACCATGTGGTGCGCACGCTGCGCAACGCCATCGCCCGCGATCGTATCGCCCACGCCTACCTCTTTGTGGGACCGCGCGGCACCGGCAAAACCTCCACCGCCCGCATCTTCGCCAAGGCGCTCAACTGCACCGACGGACCCAACGCCGACTTCGATCCGGCTGATCCCTCCTGCGTCTCGATCGCCGAGGGCACCCACCTCGATGTGATCGAGATCGACGGTGCCTCCAACAACGGCGTCGACCAGGTGCGCGACCTGCGCGACACGGTCCAATACGCTCCGGCGCAGGGTAAGTTCAAAGTCTACATCATCGACGAGGTGCACATGCTCTCCGCCGCCGCCTTCAACGCCTTGTTGAAGACCTTGGAGGAGCCGCCGGAGCACGTGAAATTTGTCTTCGCCACGACCGATCCGCAGAAGGTTTTGGCCACCATCGTTTCGCGCTGCCAGCGCTTCGACCTCAAGCCGATCCCGGCGCCGCTCATTGTGGAGCGTTTGCGCAAGATCGGGGACGACGAAGGCGTGAAAGTGACCGCCGAGGCGCTGGAGTGTATCGCCCGCATGGCCGACGGCGGTATGCGTGATGCGCAGTCGATTTTTGACCAGATGATTTCGTTCTGCGGCAACGACATCACCGAGCCCGATGTGCTCGATGTGTATGGTCTGATTTCGGCCGAAAAACTCACCGAGTTGGCCGGCGCCATCGCCGCCGGTGATCACCGCAAACTCATCGCTATCGTGGACGAGTGCGACGAGTCGGGCCGCGATCTCGTGCGCCTCTTGTCGGACCTGCAGGTGATCGTGCGCACTGCGCTGCTCGACGCCATCGCCCAAGGCGGCAAAACCAAACAACTCGGTCCGGACCTCACCACCGAACAGGTCACCCGCCTGCTCGACGCCCTGCGCGAAGGTGAGGGTGGCGTGAAGCTTGGTCTGGCGGAGAAAATCAATCTCGAGGTCACGCTGCTCAAGGCGGTGGAGGCCAGCCGCGCCCGCGCCATCGACAGCCTCATCAAAGAGTTGTCCGCGCTCGCGGAGATCGCTCCGGACGGAGCGGAAGTTGCCGCTGCGGCGGGCGACGAAAAAAAAAAGCCCTGA
- the leuA gene encoding 2-isopropylmalate synthase — MSAYKPSKYRPLPTVDLPDRQWPNRTHTCAPIWCSVDLRDGNQALAQPMSVAEKLEYFAMLVDIGFKQIEVGFPSASQIEFDFCRRLIEEDRIPDDVSIQILCQCREDLITRSLEALQGAKNVIFHLYNSTSPAQRNYVFGAERADIVAIATRAVELLKTHSASHLAAGMNLQLEYSPESFTSTELDFALEICEAVSDVWQPTPEKKIILNLPATVEYATPNVHADQIEWMCRHLTRRDATIVSLHTHNDRGTGVAATELGLLAGADRVEGTLFGNGERTGNLDIVTVALNLYTHGIDPQLDFSNLNEIREIYERTTRMEVPARLPYGGDLVFTAFSGSHQDAIKKSWDKQQPGQPWDVLYIPIDPADIGRNYKAIIRINSQSGKGGVAYILETEYGFTLPKAMHREFGPIVNQLADSRGTELSSADILAAFQAEYLDRQTPIEVLDFRTTEKARSVTAEADLKINGETRTLTGTGNGPIAAFVTAIRDAGILQFEFLNYTEHSLGSGARAQAVSYIQIKPVNSPPLYGAGIDTSIELASIKAVASAINRALAD; from the coding sequence ATGTCCGCGTATAAACCTTCGAAATACCGACCGCTGCCCACCGTCGACTTGCCCGACCGCCAGTGGCCCAACCGCACGCATACCTGCGCCCCCATCTGGTGCAGCGTCGATCTGCGCGACGGCAATCAAGCCCTCGCCCAGCCCATGAGCGTCGCCGAGAAGCTCGAGTATTTCGCCATGCTGGTCGACATCGGCTTCAAGCAAATCGAGGTCGGCTTCCCGTCCGCCTCCCAGATCGAGTTCGATTTCTGCCGCCGCCTCATCGAGGAAGACCGCATCCCCGACGACGTCTCGATCCAGATCCTCTGCCAGTGCCGCGAGGACTTGATCACCCGCTCTCTCGAGGCCCTCCAGGGCGCCAAGAACGTCATTTTCCACCTCTACAACTCCACCTCGCCCGCCCAGCGCAACTACGTCTTCGGGGCCGAGCGCGCCGACATCGTGGCCATCGCCACCCGCGCCGTGGAGCTGCTCAAAACGCACAGCGCCTCGCACCTCGCCGCAGGCATGAACCTGCAGTTGGAGTATTCGCCGGAAAGCTTCACCAGCACCGAGTTGGATTTCGCCCTCGAGATCTGCGAAGCCGTTTCCGACGTCTGGCAACCCACCCCGGAGAAGAAGATCATTCTCAACCTCCCCGCCACGGTCGAATACGCCACGCCCAACGTCCACGCCGACCAGATCGAGTGGATGTGCCGCCACCTCACCCGTCGCGACGCCACCATCGTGTCTCTGCACACGCACAATGACCGCGGCACCGGCGTGGCCGCCACCGAGCTCGGCCTGCTGGCCGGCGCCGACCGAGTGGAAGGCACCCTCTTCGGCAACGGCGAACGCACCGGCAACCTCGATATCGTGACCGTTGCGCTGAACCTCTACACCCACGGCATCGATCCGCAGCTCGACTTCTCGAACCTCAACGAGATCCGCGAGATCTACGAGCGCACCACCCGCATGGAGGTGCCCGCCCGCCTGCCCTACGGCGGCGATCTGGTCTTCACCGCCTTCTCCGGCTCCCACCAGGACGCCATCAAAAAGTCCTGGGACAAACAACAACCGGGCCAGCCCTGGGACGTGCTCTACATCCCGATCGATCCCGCCGACATCGGCCGAAACTACAAGGCCATCATCCGTATCAACTCCCAGTCGGGCAAAGGCGGCGTGGCCTACATCCTCGAGACCGAATACGGCTTCACCCTGCCCAAGGCGATGCACCGGGAGTTTGGCCCCATCGTCAACCAGCTCGCCGACTCCCGCGGCACCGAGCTCAGCTCCGCCGACATCCTCGCCGCCTTCCAGGCCGAATACCTCGACCGCCAGACGCCCATCGAGGTGCTCGACTTCCGCACCACCGAGAAGGCGCGCAGCGTCACGGCTGAAGCCGATCTCAAGATCAATGGCGAGACCCGCACCCTCACCGGCACCGGCAACGGTCCCATCGCGGCCTTCGTCACGGCCATCCGCGACGCCGGCATCCTGCAGTTTGAGTTCCTCAACTACACGGAGCACTCCCTCGGCTCCGGTGCCCGCGCGCAGGCCGTCTCCTACATCCAGATCAAACCGGTCAACAGCCCGCCGCTCTACGGCGCCGGCATCGACACCAGCATCGAGCTCGCCTCGATCAAAGCCGTCGCCAGCGCCATCAACCGCGCCCTCGCCGACTGA